In the Mycolicibacter sp. MU0102 genome, one interval contains:
- a CDS encoding adenylate/guanylate cyclase domain-containing protein codes for MPPLARYGVLVSTTTTLVGRINRFVRWVVRTPWPVFTLSMLQADIIGSLFVFGFLRFGLPEEDRINLQDLPRLNLALFAVVLLCLFGLGFSISTALLMPVFRWQRREALLADLETNGDSDPADTELARSRALRMPFYRSLISICYWTVGGVVFVIISWQVVHNVVPVVVTATALGAAATAIIGYLQSERVLRPVAVAALRDGTPEKLRAPGVILRQLLTWLLSTGVPVLAIVLSVLAGKASLLNASPDKLFTPILLMALAALVIGLAGTVLVSMSIADPLRQLRWALGEVQRGNYNAHMQIYDASELGLLQAGFNDMVRDLAERQRLRDLFGRYVGEDVARRALERGTELGGQERDVAVLFIDLVGSTQLAATRPPSEVVNLLNEFFRVVVEAVGRHGGFVNKFQGDAALAIFGAPIEHPDASSAALAAARELHDGLLPVLGSEEFGIGVSAGRAIAGHIGARARFEYTVIGDPVNEAARLTELAKLEDGHVLASAVAVSGAVDAEALCWEVGEIVELRGRAVPTQLARPLNLAALEPIPAEIVEDAEPAAAAD; via the coding sequence ATTCCCCCTCTCGCCCGATACGGTGTGCTGGTGAGCACCACCACGACCCTGGTCGGGCGGATCAACCGATTCGTCCGCTGGGTCGTGCGCACACCCTGGCCGGTTTTCACGCTGAGCATGCTGCAAGCCGACATCATCGGTTCGCTGTTCGTCTTCGGTTTCCTGCGCTTCGGCCTGCCCGAGGAAGACCGCATCAATCTGCAGGACCTGCCGCGCCTGAACCTGGCGCTGTTCGCGGTCGTGCTGCTGTGCCTATTCGGGCTCGGCTTTTCGATCAGCACCGCATTGCTGATGCCGGTGTTCCGCTGGCAGCGCCGGGAGGCGCTGCTCGCCGATCTGGAGACCAACGGCGACTCCGATCCCGCAGATACCGAGCTGGCCCGGTCCCGGGCGCTGCGGATGCCGTTCTACCGCTCCCTGATCAGCATCTGCTACTGGACGGTCGGCGGGGTGGTGTTCGTCATCATCAGCTGGCAGGTGGTGCACAACGTCGTGCCGGTCGTGGTCACCGCCACCGCCCTGGGCGCCGCCGCCACCGCGATCATCGGTTACCTGCAGTCCGAGCGGGTGCTGCGGCCGGTCGCCGTCGCGGCCCTGCGGGACGGGACCCCGGAGAAGCTGCGGGCGCCGGGAGTGATCCTGCGCCAGCTGCTGACCTGGCTGCTGTCGACCGGCGTGCCGGTGCTCGCGATCGTGCTGTCGGTGTTGGCCGGCAAGGCATCGTTGCTCAACGCCTCGCCGGACAAGCTGTTCACCCCGATCCTGCTGATGGCGCTGGCCGCACTGGTGATCGGGCTGGCCGGCACCGTGCTGGTGTCGATGTCGATCGCCGACCCGCTGCGCCAGTTGCGCTGGGCGCTTGGCGAGGTACAGCGCGGCAACTACAACGCGCACATGCAGATCTACGACGCCAGTGAGCTCGGGCTGCTGCAGGCCGGGTTCAACGACATGGTGCGTGACCTGGCCGAGCGGCAGCGACTGCGCGACCTGTTCGGCCGCTACGTCGGTGAGGACGTGGCCCGACGTGCCCTAGAGCGTGGCACCGAGCTGGGCGGCCAGGAGCGCGACGTGGCGGTGCTCTTCATCGACTTGGTGGGTTCCACCCAGCTGGCCGCGACTCGGCCGCCCAGCGAGGTCGTCAACCTGCTCAACGAGTTCTTCCGGGTCGTGGTCGAGGCCGTTGGACGCCACGGCGGTTTCGTCAACAAGTTCCAGGGTGACGCGGCGCTGGCCATCTTCGGTGCGCCCATCGAGCACCCGGATGCTTCGAGCGCGGCCTTGGCGGCGGCCCGCGAACTGCACGACGGCCTGCTGCCGGTGCTCGGTTCCGAAGAGTTCGGCATCGGGGTGTCGGCCGGGCGGGCCATCGCCGGCCACATCGGCGCCCGGGCCCGTTTCGAGTACACCGTGATCGGCGACCCGGTCAACGAGGCCGCCCGGCTCACCGAGCTGGCCAAGTTGGAGGACGGCCACGTACTGGCTTCGGCGGTGGCGGTCAGCGGCGCGGTCGACGCCGAGGCGCTGTGCTGGGAGGTCGGCGAGATCGTCGAGCTGCGCGGGCGCGCCGTTCCCACTCAGCTGGCGCGGCCACTGAACCTCGCAGCGCTGGAACCGATCCCGGCCGAGATCGTCGAGGACGCCGAGCCCGCGGCCGCAGCCGACTGA
- the topA gene encoding type I DNA topoisomerase has translation MADSKTVSARNGDKTPVRRLVIVESPTKARKIAGYLGSNYVVESSRGHIRDLPRNAADVPAKYKTEAWARLGVNVDADFEPLYIVSPDKKSTVAELKDLLKDVDELYLATDGDREGEAIAWHLLETLKPRIPVKRMVFHEITEPAIRNAAENPRDLDIDLVDAQETRRVLDRLYGYEVSPVLWKKVAPKLSAGRVQSVATRIIVQRERERMAFRSASYWDVVAQLDASVSDPTASPPNFSARLVAVDELRVASGRDFDSLGALKKPDEVRVLDEAAATALAAGLQGASLSVTSVEEKPYTRRPYAPFMTSTLQQEAGRKLRFSAERTMSIAQRLYENGYITYMRTDSTTLSQSAIDAARTQARQLYGEEYVSPSPRQYTRKVKNAQEAHEAIRPAGETFATPDAVRNELGSDEFRLYELIWQRTVASQMADARGTTLSLRIGGQSGSQQVTFAASGRTITFAGFLKAYVETVDELAGGEADDAERRLPLLTQGQRVDATELTPDGHATNPPARYTEASLVKALEELGIGRPSTYSSIIKTIQDRGYVYKKGSALVPTWVAFAVIGLLEQHFGRLVDYDFTAAMEDELDGIAAGRQRRTDWLHNFYFGGDYGVEGSISRAGGLKKLVGVNLEGIDAREINSIKLFDDAEGRPVYVRVGKNGPYLERMITGDDGEPTPQRANLDDSLPPDELTLALAEERFATPQEGRSLGVDPATGHEVVAKDGRYGPYVTEVLPPPPDDESGATAKKGKKPTGPKPRTGSLLRSMSLETVTLDDALKLLSLPRVVGVDPESGDEITAQNGRYGPYLKRGTDSRSLATEEQIFEISLEEALKIYAEPKRRGRQAAATAALRELGTDPTSGKPMVIKDGRFGPYVTDGETNASLRKGDEVATITDERASELLADRRARGPVKKAAKKTAARKAPAKKAPAKKAAAKKATKS, from the coding sequence GTGGCTGACTCGAAGACGGTGAGCGCCCGCAATGGCGATAAAACACCCGTGCGGCGGCTCGTCATTGTCGAGTCGCCAACTAAGGCACGGAAAATTGCGGGCTACCTGGGCAGCAATTACGTCGTCGAGTCCTCCCGAGGGCACATCCGGGACCTGCCCCGCAACGCCGCTGACGTACCGGCGAAGTACAAAACCGAAGCGTGGGCGCGTCTGGGTGTCAACGTGGACGCCGACTTCGAACCGCTCTACATCGTCAGCCCCGACAAGAAGAGCACCGTTGCCGAGCTCAAGGACCTGCTCAAGGACGTCGATGAGCTCTATCTGGCCACCGATGGTGACCGGGAGGGCGAGGCGATCGCCTGGCACCTGCTGGAGACCCTGAAACCGCGCATCCCGGTCAAACGGATGGTGTTCCACGAGATCACCGAGCCGGCGATCCGCAACGCCGCCGAGAACCCCCGCGACCTGGACATTGACCTGGTAGACGCGCAGGAGACCAGGCGCGTCCTGGACCGGCTGTACGGCTACGAGGTCAGCCCCGTGCTGTGGAAGAAGGTTGCGCCGAAGCTGTCGGCGGGCCGCGTCCAGTCGGTGGCCACCCGCATCATCGTGCAGCGCGAACGCGAGCGGATGGCGTTCCGTAGTGCCTCGTACTGGGACGTGGTCGCCCAACTGGACGCCAGCGTCTCCGACCCGACGGCCTCCCCGCCCAACTTCAGCGCCCGACTGGTCGCCGTCGACGAACTGCGGGTCGCCAGTGGTCGCGACTTCGACTCGCTGGGCGCACTGAAGAAGCCCGACGAGGTGCGGGTCCTCGACGAAGCCGCGGCCACCGCCCTGGCGGCCGGCCTGCAGGGCGCATCGCTGTCGGTCACCTCGGTGGAGGAGAAGCCCTACACCCGGCGGCCCTACGCGCCCTTCATGACCTCGACATTGCAGCAGGAAGCCGGCCGCAAGCTGCGGTTCTCCGCCGAGCGGACGATGAGCATCGCCCAGCGGCTCTACGAGAACGGCTACATCACCTACATGCGTACCGACTCGACGACGCTGTCGCAGTCGGCAATCGATGCCGCGCGTACCCAGGCCCGCCAGCTCTACGGCGAGGAGTACGTCTCGCCGTCGCCGCGGCAGTACACCCGCAAGGTAAAGAACGCCCAGGAAGCCCACGAGGCGATCCGGCCGGCCGGCGAGACGTTCGCCACCCCCGACGCGGTGCGCAACGAGCTGGGCAGTGACGAGTTCCGGCTCTACGAGCTGATCTGGCAGCGCACCGTCGCCTCGCAGATGGCCGACGCCCGCGGCACCACGCTGAGCCTGCGGATCGGCGGGCAATCCGGCAGTCAGCAGGTGACGTTCGCCGCCAGCGGTCGCACCATCACGTTCGCTGGCTTCCTCAAGGCCTACGTGGAGACCGTCGACGAGTTGGCCGGTGGTGAAGCCGACGACGCCGAGCGGCGGCTGCCGCTGCTCACTCAGGGTCAGCGGGTGGACGCCACCGAGCTGACCCCCGACGGGCACGCCACCAACCCGCCCGCGCGCTACACCGAGGCCTCGCTGGTCAAGGCGCTCGAAGAGCTGGGCATCGGCCGACCGTCGACGTACTCCTCGATCATCAAGACCATCCAGGACCGCGGCTACGTCTACAAAAAGGGCAGTGCCCTGGTGCCGACCTGGGTGGCGTTCGCCGTGATCGGGCTGCTTGAGCAGCACTTCGGCCGGCTGGTCGACTACGACTTCACCGCCGCCATGGAGGACGAGCTCGACGGGATCGCCGCCGGGCGCCAGCGTCGCACCGACTGGCTGCACAACTTCTACTTCGGCGGCGATTACGGGGTGGAAGGCTCCATCTCTCGCGCCGGTGGCTTGAAGAAGCTGGTCGGGGTCAACTTGGAGGGCATCGACGCCCGCGAGATCAACTCGATCAAGCTGTTCGATGACGCCGAGGGCAGGCCGGTCTATGTCCGGGTGGGCAAGAACGGCCCGTACCTGGAGCGGATGATCACCGGGGACGACGGCGAGCCGACCCCGCAGCGGGCCAACCTGGACGACTCGCTGCCGCCGGACGAGCTGACCCTGGCACTGGCCGAGGAACGCTTCGCCACCCCGCAGGAGGGCCGGTCGCTCGGTGTGGACCCGGCCACCGGGCATGAGGTCGTCGCCAAGGACGGGCGTTACGGCCCGTACGTCACCGAAGTTCTGCCGCCACCACCGGACGACGAGTCCGGGGCGACGGCCAAGAAGGGCAAGAAGCCGACCGGTCCCAAGCCGCGCACCGGTTCACTGCTGCGCAGCATGAGCCTGGAAACCGTGACGCTCGACGACGCGCTGAAGCTGCTGTCGCTGCCGCGGGTGGTCGGCGTCGACCCGGAGTCCGGCGATGAGATCACCGCGCAGAACGGCCGTTACGGGCCATATCTGAAGCGCGGCACCGATTCTCGGTCGCTGGCCACCGAGGAGCAGATCTTCGAGATCTCCCTCGAAGAGGCGCTCAAGATCTACGCCGAGCCGAAACGCCGTGGCCGCCAAGCGGCTGCGACTGCGGCGCTGCGGGAGTTGGGTACCGACCCGACCAGCGGCAAGCCGATGGTGATCAAGGACGGCCGATTCGGTCCGTACGTGACCGACGGCGAGACGAACGCCAGCCTGCGCAAGGGCGATGAGGTGGCCACGATCACCGATGAGCGTGCCTCTGAACTGCTCGCCGACCGGCGCGCGCGGGGGCCGGTCAAGAAGGCCGCCAAGAAGACGGCGGCCCGCAAGGCGCCCGCGAAAAAGGCGCCGGCGAAGAAGGCAGCCGCGAAGAAGGCCACCAAGAGCTGA
- a CDS encoding cold-shock protein: MPQGTVKWFNAEKGFGFIAPEDGSADVFVHYTEIQGSGFRTLEENQRVEFEVGQSPKGPQATGVRAV; encoded by the coding sequence ATGCCACAGGGAACTGTGAAGTGGTTCAACGCGGAAAAGGGCTTCGGCTTCATCGCACCAGAGGACGGCTCGGCGGACGTGTTTGTCCACTACACGGAGATCCAGGGAAGCGGCTTTCGCACCCTTGAGGAAAACCAGCGGGTGGAGTTCGAGGTCGGGCAGAGCCCCAAGGGCCCCCAGGCCACGGGCGTCCGCGCCGTCTGA
- a CDS encoding DEAD/DEAH box helicase has product MTANFGGELLAAALAGVETGEDPLRHVADLPPSAGRTSAWPDWAEPDVISAFTERGIEVPWSHQLAAAELAHAGQHVVISTGTASGKSLAYQLPVLQALATDPRARVLYLSPTKALGHDQLRAAHTLSMAVPRLGGAAGAVAPTAYDGDSAAEIRRFARERSRWVFSNPDMIHLSLLRNHARWAAYLRGLRFVIVDECHYYRGIFGSHVAMVLRRLLRLCERYAAPGAAAGPTVIFASATTALPGASASALIGEPVAEVTEDGSPHGARTVALWEPALRTDMTGENGAPVRRAAGTEAARVMADLIAEGARTLTFVRSRRGAELTALAARTRLESVAPTLVDKVASYRAGYLAEDRRALERALADGELYGLATTNALELGVDIAGLDAVVMAGFPGTVTSFWQQAGRSGRRGQTALIVLVARDDPLDTYLVHHPEALLDKPIEQVVIDPANPYVLGPQLLCAAAELPLTVAEVARLGAEQVADDLVDEGLLRRRSDRYFPVPGLDPHATVEIRGSAGGQVVIVEADTGRLLGSVDAGRAPATVHTGAVYLHQGESYVVDSLDIERQIAFVHAEDPGYATFAREITDIDVTGEGERAWFGPVSLGLMPVTVTHQIVGYLRRLPTGEVLDFIDLDVPPATLPTMAVVYTIDADELAACGVAEPAIPGALHAAEHAAIGLLPLVASCDRGDIGGLSTAVGPEALGGLPSVFVYDGHPGGAGFAERGFRAAATWLTATAEAIESCECPHGCPSCVQSPKCGNGNDPLDKQGAVRVLRLVLGKLDGSHTGSE; this is encoded by the coding sequence ATGACGGCGAATTTCGGTGGTGAATTGCTGGCCGCCGCGCTCGCCGGGGTCGAGACCGGTGAAGACCCGCTGCGTCACGTCGCCGACCTGCCGCCATCGGCGGGCCGCACCAGCGCCTGGCCGGACTGGGCCGAGCCCGACGTGATCAGTGCCTTCACCGAACGCGGGATCGAGGTGCCGTGGTCGCATCAGCTGGCCGCCGCCGAATTGGCGCACGCCGGGCAGCACGTAGTGATCAGCACCGGCACGGCGTCGGGGAAATCGCTGGCCTATCAACTTCCGGTGCTGCAGGCACTGGCGACCGATCCCCGCGCCCGGGTGCTCTATCTGTCGCCGACGAAGGCGCTGGGGCACGATCAGCTGCGCGCGGCGCACACGCTGAGCATGGCGGTGCCACGCCTGGGTGGCGCGGCCGGAGCCGTGGCGCCCACCGCCTACGACGGCGACAGCGCCGCCGAGATCCGCCGGTTCGCCCGGGAACGGTCCCGCTGGGTGTTCTCCAATCCGGACATGATCCATCTGTCGCTGCTGCGAAACCACGCCCGCTGGGCGGCCTACCTGCGCGGGCTGCGCTTCGTGATCGTCGACGAATGCCACTATTACCGGGGAATCTTCGGCTCGCACGTGGCGATGGTGCTGCGACGGCTGCTGCGGTTGTGCGAGCGCTATGCGGCGCCGGGGGCCGCTGCCGGGCCCACCGTGATCTTCGCCAGCGCCACCACCGCGTTACCGGGCGCCAGCGCATCGGCCCTGATCGGCGAGCCCGTCGCCGAGGTCACCGAGGACGGCTCGCCGCACGGGGCCCGGACCGTGGCCCTGTGGGAGCCGGCGCTGCGCACCGATATGACGGGTGAGAACGGCGCACCGGTGCGCCGCGCCGCCGGCACCGAGGCGGCCCGGGTGATGGCCGACCTGATCGCCGAGGGGGCACGCACCCTGACCTTCGTGCGCTCACGTCGGGGCGCGGAACTCACCGCGCTGGCGGCCCGCACCCGGCTGGAATCGGTCGCCCCAACGCTGGTCGACAAGGTCGCCTCCTACCGGGCCGGCTACCTGGCCGAGGATCGCCGCGCCTTGGAGCGCGCGCTGGCCGACGGCGAGCTCTACGGCCTGGCCACTACCAACGCCCTGGAGCTGGGGGTGGACATCGCCGGGTTGGATGCGGTGGTGATGGCCGGCTTCCCCGGCACAGTGACCTCGTTCTGGCAACAGGCCGGCCGGTCGGGTCGGCGGGGCCAGACGGCGCTGATTGTGCTGGTCGCTCGCGACGACCCGCTGGACACCTACCTGGTGCATCACCCCGAGGCGCTGCTGGACAAGCCGATCGAGCAGGTGGTGATCGACCCGGCCAACCCCTATGTGCTGGGGCCGCAGCTGCTGTGTGCAGCCGCCGAACTGCCGTTGACCGTCGCCGAAGTGGCGCGCCTCGGTGCCGAGCAGGTGGCCGACGACCTGGTCGACGAAGGATTGCTGCGACGGCGCTCTGACCGGTACTTCCCGGTACCCGGGCTCGACCCGCACGCGACGGTGGAGATCCGCGGCTCGGCCGGCGGGCAGGTGGTGATCGTGGAAGCCGACACCGGCCGCCTGCTGGGCAGCGTCGATGCCGGGCGAGCGCCGGCCACGGTGCACACCGGCGCGGTGTATTTGCATCAGGGCGAGAGTTATGTGGTCGATTCGCTGGATATCGAGCGTCAGATCGCGTTCGTGCATGCCGAGGATCCCGGCTACGCCACGTTCGCGCGCGAGATCACCGACATCGACGTGACGGGGGAAGGCGAACGCGCCTGGTTCGGCCCGGTCAGTCTCGGGCTGATGCCAGTGACGGTGACCCACCAGATCGTCGGCTATCTGCGACGGCTGCCGACCGGGGAGGTGCTGGATTTCATCGACCTGGACGTGCCGCCGGCGACGTTGCCGACCATGGCGGTGGTTTACACCATCGACGCCGACGAGCTGGCCGCCTGCGGGGTCGCCGAACCTGCGATCCCGGGTGCGCTACATGCCGCCGAGCATGCGGCGATCGGGCTGCTGCCACTGGTGGCCAGCTGCGATCGCGGCGACATCGGCGGCCTGTCCACCGCGGTGGGGCCGGAGGCGCTGGGAGGCCTGCCCAGTGTCTTCGTCTACGACGGTCACCCCGGGGGCGCCGGCTTCGCCGAGCGGGGATTCCGTGCTGCGGCCACTTGGCTTACCGCCACCGCGGAGGCGATCGAATCCTGCGAGTGCCCGCACGGATGTCCGTCGTGCGTGCAGTCGCCCAAATGCGGCAACGGCAATGACCCGTTGGATAAGCAAGGCGCGGTGCGAGTGCTGCGATTGGTGCTCGGCAAACTCGACGGCTCGCATACGGGCTCTGAATGA
- a CDS encoding PAS domain-containing protein, with product MAHDWLLVETLGGEPVVVAQGRQLKNLVSLTQFLRRSPHLAAIQTAIAESVRTGQSLASITPRRDRVIRTEPVVMSDGRVHGIHVWTGPADMEPSERPIPGPLKWDLTLGVATDTRESLTNSGKDPEVEATHGRAFVEELPAREFSPNENKVLALAIRAEPGQTICSSWDVTDFHGETIRVGFVVRTAREAVPGGREHLVTRGMNWRGQFDGAVQRPDFLAQQILHALAQPGVHRAMVDLANRRLLKWLDEPCPFYDWRSPAEVSRVHPDDQVQIARMETDLASSQAPASGVLRLRQSDGGWAPVHVTVNRVELDEGTVAGLVALRLPTEAELADTGLSATVEAP from the coding sequence ATGGCGCACGACTGGTTGCTGGTGGAAACCCTCGGGGGTGAACCGGTAGTCGTCGCGCAGGGCCGCCAGCTGAAGAATCTGGTGTCACTCACCCAGTTCCTGCGACGCAGCCCACACCTCGCGGCGATTCAGACCGCGATCGCCGAATCGGTGCGCACCGGGCAAAGCCTGGCCAGCATCACGCCCCGCCGCGATCGGGTGATCCGCACCGAACCCGTGGTGATGTCCGATGGCCGGGTGCACGGGATACACGTCTGGACCGGGCCGGCCGACATGGAACCATCTGAGCGCCCCATCCCGGGCCCGTTGAAGTGGGACCTGACGCTGGGGGTGGCCACCGACACCAGGGAGTCGCTGACCAACAGCGGCAAGGACCCGGAGGTGGAGGCCACTCATGGCCGGGCGTTCGTCGAAGAGTTGCCCGCCCGCGAATTCAGCCCGAACGAGAACAAGGTGCTGGCCCTGGCGATCCGGGCCGAACCGGGCCAGACCATCTGCAGCAGTTGGGATGTCACCGATTTCCACGGTGAGACCATTCGGGTGGGATTCGTGGTCCGCACGGCCCGAGAGGCCGTTCCTGGGGGGCGTGAGCATCTGGTGACGCGCGGGATGAATTGGCGTGGCCAGTTCGACGGCGCAGTGCAGCGCCCCGACTTCCTGGCGCAGCAGATCCTGCATGCGCTGGCCCAGCCGGGCGTGCACCGGGCCATGGTGGATCTGGCCAATCGGCGGTTGCTGAAATGGCTGGATGAGCCGTGCCCGTTCTACGACTGGCGCAGTCCGGCGGAGGTATCGCGAGTCCATCCCGACGACCAGGTACAGATCGCCCGGATGGAGACCGACCTGGCCAGCTCCCAGGCGCCGGCGAGCGGGGTGCTGCGGCTACGCCAGAGCGACGGCGGTTGGGCGCCGGTCCACGTGACGGTCAACCGGGTGGAACTCGACGAGGGCACCGTGGCCGGGCTGGTTGCGCTGCGCCTGCCCACCGAGGCCGAACTCGCCGACACTGGGTTGAGCGCCACTGTCGAAGCTCCCTAG
- a CDS encoding Rv3654c family TadE-like protein: protein MAAAAMVAVLLSVTGGGFVLGGAVIARHRAQAIADLAALAAAGRVPAGPAGACAQATMLGSRMHAGEISCAVDGLDVVITVAMPVPGWRFGPARATARAGPVD from the coding sequence GTGGCCGCGGCCGCGATGGTCGCGGTGCTGCTGAGCGTCACCGGCGGCGGCTTCGTACTCGGTGGTGCGGTCATCGCGCGACATCGTGCTCAGGCCATCGCCGACCTGGCGGCGCTGGCCGCTGCGGGCCGGGTTCCGGCCGGGCCCGCCGGCGCGTGCGCGCAAGCCACGATGCTGGGATCGCGAATGCATGCCGGTGAAATCAGTTGCGCGGTAGACGGACTCGACGTGGTGATCACCGTCGCGATGCCGGTCCCCGGCTGGCGGTTTGGCCCCGCCCGCGCGACGGCTCGCGCCGGGCCTGTCGACTAG
- a CDS encoding TadE family type IV pilus minor pilin, with amino-acid sequence MRGRGRFVEDTGASTVEAAFALAALVSVLVLCLAGITAVSAQIRCVDAAREAARLAARGDASAVTAVVRQIAPDGATVRLRSEGDVVVARVTARPVLLPGLAITAEAVSAVEPSR; translated from the coding sequence GTGCGCGGCCGTGGACGATTCGTCGAGGACACCGGCGCCAGCACGGTCGAGGCAGCGTTTGCGCTGGCGGCACTGGTCTCGGTGCTGGTGCTCTGCCTGGCCGGGATCACCGCGGTGTCCGCCCAAATCCGCTGCGTCGACGCCGCGCGGGAAGCCGCCCGGCTGGCCGCACGCGGCGACGCCTCCGCGGTCACCGCGGTGGTGCGCCAGATTGCGCCCGACGGTGCGACGGTCCGGCTGCGTTCCGAAGGTGACGTGGTGGTTGCCCGCGTCACCGCCCGGCCGGTTCTGTTGCCCGGCTTGGCGATCACCGCCGAAGCGGTCTCGGCGGTCGAGCCGTCGCGGTGA
- a CDS encoding DUF4244 domain-containing protein, with the protein MFRVLSLKMVLLASDDSGMSTVEYAIGTIAAAAFGAILYTVVTGDSIVSALNRVIGRALNTKV; encoded by the coding sequence ATGTTTCGTGTCCTATCGTTGAAGATGGTGCTGCTGGCATCCGATGACTCCGGGATGTCCACGGTGGAATATGCGATCGGGACAATCGCGGCCGCGGCGTTCGGCGCGATCCTCTACACAGTGGTCACCGGTGATTCGATCGTGTCGGCACTGAACCGCGTCATCGGGCGCGCGCTGAACACCAAGGTCTGA
- a CDS encoding type II secretion system F family protein, protein MTGAAMLLAVAVLAAAGPETVRERAGLPRPARPTLRRTVPGSDALALAADLEVFALCLTSGMSVSGAARATARHAPPALAAALHRGADLLALGAEPAIAWSAPNDSAAGALDPTTTAVLRLARRSGSSGAALASGLGELAVQCRDEAAHSATAAAERAGVLIAGPLGLCFLPAFVCLGIVPVVAGLAGDVLRSGLF, encoded by the coding sequence ATGACCGGCGCCGCGATGCTGCTGGCTGTGGCGGTGCTCGCCGCCGCCGGACCGGAGACGGTGCGGGAGCGGGCCGGGCTACCCCGGCCAGCACGTCCGACGCTGCGTCGGACAGTCCCGGGCTCCGATGCGCTGGCGCTGGCAGCTGACCTCGAGGTGTTCGCGCTCTGCCTGACCTCGGGGATGTCCGTGTCCGGAGCGGCCCGGGCCACCGCCCGGCACGCGCCGCCGGCACTCGCGGCGGCATTGCACCGGGGCGCGGACCTGCTGGCGCTGGGTGCCGAACCGGCCATTGCCTGGTCGGCGCCGAACGATTCGGCTGCCGGTGCGCTCGACCCGACAACCACCGCGGTGCTGCGCCTGGCCCGAAGGTCGGGGTCATCGGGTGCCGCGCTGGCCAGTGGACTCGGTGAACTTGCTGTGCAGTGTCGCGACGAGGCGGCGCATTCGGCGACGGCCGCCGCAGAGCGAGCAGGGGTGTTGATTGCTGGGCCGCTCGGATTGTGCTTTCTGCCCGCATTCGTCTGCCTGGGAATCGTGCCGGTCGTGGCCGGCCTGGCCGGTGACGTGCTGCGGTCGGGGCTGTTTTGA
- a CDS encoding type II secretion system F family protein, translating to MSGPATAALALAAAILLGASPRRRLAPPDQPLGAAVAGRAGRWSLIGAVAGAAVLVALVLPRSTWLAGVLLGTTAIVRRRRGLRRRRAVAEARALETALDALAAELRVGAHPVRAFAMAAAESNHPAVAAGLGGVAARARLGADVATGLRDAAVSSALPSQWERLAAYWELGGQHGLAIAALMQAAQRDITARQRFSARAEAGMAGARASATLLACLPVLGVLLGQLIGARPVVFLLGGTGGVLSLIGIGLVCAGLLWSDRITAQAGGVL from the coding sequence GTGAGCGGCCCCGCGACCGCGGCACTGGCGTTGGCCGCGGCGATCCTGCTCGGTGCTTCGCCACGCCGCCGCCTCGCACCGCCCGACCAACCGCTTGGCGCTGCGGTCGCCGGGCGGGCCGGCCGCTGGAGCCTCATCGGCGCGGTGGCCGGGGCTGCTGTGCTGGTCGCGCTGGTCCTGCCGCGGAGCACGTGGTTGGCCGGAGTCCTGTTGGGCACCACCGCCATCGTGCGACGTCGCCGTGGTCTGCGCCGTCGTCGGGCCGTCGCGGAAGCGCGTGCCCTGGAAACCGCACTGGACGCCCTGGCGGCTGAGCTGCGCGTCGGAGCGCATCCGGTGCGGGCGTTCGCTATGGCCGCCGCCGAATCCAACCATCCCGCGGTGGCCGCCGGGCTGGGCGGAGTCGCCGCTCGGGCGCGGCTCGGTGCCGATGTCGCGACCGGCCTGCGCGATGCCGCCGTATCCTCGGCACTGCCCTCGCAGTGGGAGCGGCTCGCAGCCTACTGGGAACTCGGGGGACAACACGGCTTGGCGATCGCCGCGCTGATGCAAGCCGCGCAGCGCGATATCACTGCCCGGCAAAGGTTCTCGGCGCGTGCCGAAGCCGGCATGGCCGGCGCCCGCGCCTCAGCGACGCTCTTGGCCTGTCTGCCGGTATTGGGTGTGCTGCTGGGGCAATTGATCGGAGCCCGGCCGGTGGTCTTTCTGCTCGGCGGAACGGGCGGGGTGCTGTCGCTGATCGGGATAGGCCTGGTCTGCGCCGGGCTGCTGTGGTCAGACCGGATCACCGCCCAGGCCGGCGGTGTCCTATGA